One Halichondria panicea chromosome 3, odHalPani1.1, whole genome shotgun sequence genomic region harbors:
- the LOC135333507 gene encoding elongator complex protein 5-like translates to MAAKESSLLEALRGGSELTDSVIIQDCVEVSGRPLLKSLVHRYSQQSPVHLFLLESGRQDWEHCSTGKQLFYHDYYTDPLGWDHDDDITTTTTTGASHTSKRCLHGLTVQSCVGDVEGVRSVEDVRSVDDVRGVVVFDCLSMLLLTQSASSVSRLLHGLGHHCLLVLSLVHADLHEDHVISQLSHVTSTVVSMQTPPPLTDYLCSVYHRRKSGKISKQVESFTISADYSTLSSSLHRPHTHSTLSTTHTTPSQAADPTANLTFDLTLTAKEKHDRANVVLPYTRPHITAHTHPHITSDTRPHISLGKGEIFYQPDEADDFDESDPDDDLDI, encoded by the exons ATGGCTGCTAAAGAGAGTAGCTTGCTGGAGGCCCTGAGGGGAGGATCTGAGCTCACAGACAGTGTCATCATTCAAG ACTGTGTTGAAGTGAGTGGGCGACCATTACTCAAGTCCCTGGTGCACAGATACTCTCAGCAGTCACCAGTTCATCTGTTTCTGTTGGAGAGTGGCAGGCAAGACTGGGAACACTGCTCTACTGGGAAACA GCTATTCTATCATGATTACTACACTGATCCACTCGGCTGGGACCATGATGATGACATCACTACCACTACAACAACAGGGGCTTCCCATACTAGCAAGCGTTGTTTGCATGGACTAACAGTGCAAAGCTGTGTGGGAGATGTGGaaggtgtgaggagtgtggaaGATGTGAGGAGTGTGGACGATGTGAGGGGAGTGGTTGTGTTTGACTGTCTCTCAATGCTACTACTGACACAGTCTGCATCGAGTGTATCCAGGCTACTCCATGGCCTAG GTCATCATTGCTTGTTAGTGTTATCACTGGTTCATGCCGACCTGCACGAGGATCATGTGATCTCTCAGCTCAGTCATGTGACCTCCACAGTCGTCTCAATGCAAACACCACCCCCTCTTACAGACTACCTTTGCTCTGTATACCATAGGAGAAAATCAGGAAAAATATCTAAACAG GTGGAATCTTTCACAATATCTGCCGACTATTCTACTCTCTCCTCGTCCCTGCACaggccccacacacactccacactctCCACTACTCACACAacaccctcacaggcagcAGATCCCACGGCCAACCTGACCTTTGATCTCACTCTGACAGCCAAGGAGAAACATGATCGAGCCAACGTGGTCCTCCCCTATACACGCCCACACATCACAgctcacacccacccacacatcacatctgacacccgcccacacatatCACTTGGGAAGGGAGAGATATTCTATCAGCCTGATGAAGCGGACGATTTCGACGAATCAGATCCAGACGACGATCTAGACATTTAG
- the LOC135333501 gene encoding probable serine/threonine-protein kinase DDB_G0271682, whose product MQCGGGASGARWLQVMMGGVEWSSSPVTFHRNKGKNVELTESNTVATRTESYGYGIVFTSKPVVVGQMLKVTMTERGHCFVGKMNIGFTGENPEDSTLTQLTYLYWQTNHKHLLSTHSTDLQYKNKKLSDLGFRTLDLSVGDSLGMLLTLEKEVHWFVNDVWRGSARVKDYPLDTPMWGVVDVCGRCKAEICTVSRCNPDSERRLREMGVAMAQDARPKERSLFARLLGFGSTKSQDDVTSTLRWENGQLQQQLTRANEELTQSRSDNQQLQLLVSEKGQENTRLQQQLTLSINQRQRSDTENQQQIGTLRGQVDVLQRRVASLSATNRSSHPQEVEFWQVSPEEVSIREDEILGRGAWGYVAKGTFRGTTVAVKRVYPEILRQTTMDRIRREIRTMAQIRHPNLVLFVAAIVNQQTGPMIVTELLDTSLRSAYQDNRVGPNKRRIFGDISSALVYLHRQREPIIHRDVSSANVLLLSLPNNKWLAKLSDFGSANLARDATTPGEGAILYTAPEAYPHPPSSSQPPPQQTTKIDVYSFGVLACEVVTRTFPKSELFYRLLSSMEGVWWELHPLITSCVSHSPQDRPSMDTVLHHIKQLDSEP is encoded by the exons ATGCAATGCGGGGGCGGGGCTAGTGGTGCAAGATGGCTACAAGTGATGATGGGTGGAGTGGAATGGAGCAGCTCTCCCGTTACCTTCCATAGGAACAAGGGGAAGAATGTTGAGCTAACAGAGAGTAACACAGTAGCCACTAGGACTGAGAGCTACGGCTATGGTATAGTGTTCACCAGTAAGCCAGTGGTTGTTGGACAGATGCTCAAGGTCACTATGACAGAGAGGGGGCACTGTTTCGTTGGTAAAATG AATATTGGCTTCACTGGAGAGAACCCGGAGGACTCGACACTGACACAGTTAACATATTTGTACTGGCAAACAAATCACAAGCATTTACTGAGTACACACTCCACTGATCTCCAATACAAGAACAAGAAACTCTCTGATCTGGGTTTCCGCACTCTAGATTTGAGTGTGGGTGATTCCTTAGGAATGTTGCTGACGCTGGAGAAGGAGGTCCACTGGTTTGTGAATGATGTGTGGAGAGGGTCTGCACGTGTGAAGGATTACCCCCTGGACACACCTATGTGGGGGGTCGTGGACGTGTGTGGACGGTGCAAGGCAGAGATTTGCACTG TGTCCAGGTGCAACCCTGACTCAGAGAGGAGGCTGAGAGAGATGGGAGTGGCAATGGCACAGGATGCAAGACCTAAAGAACGGTCATTGTTTGCAAGGTTGCTAGGGTTTGGATCAACTAAGTCACAAGACGATGTCACTTCAACCTTGCGTTGGGAAAATGGTCAGCTTCAACAACAACTAACAAGAGCTAATGAAGAGCTCACACAATCACGCTCAGACAATCAACAACTTCAACTGTTGGTGTCAGAAAAAGGCCAAGAAAACACTCGACTACAGCAACAACTAACACTTTCCATCAACCAACGACAACGATCTGACACAGAGAACCAACAGCAGATAGGGACCCTCAGAGGACAAGTGGACGTCCTCCAACGAAGAGTGGCCTCTCTCTCAGCCACCAATCGTAGCAGCCACCCTCAGGAGGTGGAGTTCTGGCAGGTGTCTCCAGAGGAGGTGTCTATTAGAGAGGACGAGATTCTTGGCCGAGGGGCCTGGGGCTACGTTGCCAAGGGAACCTTTAGAGGAACAACGGTGGCCGTCAAACGAGTGTATCCTGAAATCCTACGACAGACTACGATGGATCGAATTCGTCGTGAGATTCGCACCATGGCTCAGATTCGCCACCCCAACCTTGTCCTCTTTGTTGCTGCCATCGTCAACCAGCAAACAGGTCCCATGATTGTCACAGAGCTCCTGGATACCTCTCTACGTTCTGCCTACCAGGACAATCGTGTTGGTCCCAACAAGCGAAGGATCTTTGGAGACATTTCCTCAGCTCTGGTTTATCTCCACCGACAGAGGGAACCCATCATCCACAGAGATGTGAGCTCTGCTAATGTCCTCCTTCTCTCTCTACCCAACAACAAATGGCTTGCCAAACTCTCTGACTTTGGATCAGCTAACCTAGCTCGAGATGCCACTACTCCTGGAGAAGGTGCTATCCTGTACACTGCCCCTGAGGCCTATCCTCATCCACCTTCATCATCTCAACCACCACCACAACAGACGACAAagattgatgtgtacagttttggagtgcttgcttgtgaagtggtgaCCCGAACATTTCCGAAATCTGAACTGTTTTATCGTCTGCTATcgagtatggaaggtgtatggtgggagctccacccactcatcacctcctgtgtctctcactcccctcaggacagaccctccatggacactgtgctacaccacatcaaacaattggactctGAGCCTTAA
- the LOC135333494 gene encoding probable serine/threonine-protein kinase DDB_G0271682: MATSDDCVFCGVEWSSSPVTFHRNKGRNVKLTKSNTAATRMRDKDYGIVFTSEPMVAGQMLKVTMTEREECSLFGMDIGFTGENPEDLTWRKEHKHLSTRGTSLHCKDKELCRLGFDIHDFGVGDSLGMLLTLEKEVHWFVNDVWRGSVRVEDYPLDTPMWGVVDVYGRCKQVKAEICTVSKYNPDSERRLREIGVVRSDAQQLQREFWEVSPEEVSIREDEILVRGAWGYVAKGTFRGTTVAVKQVYPEILRQTTVDRIRREIRTMAKIRHPNFVLFVAAVLNEETGPMIVTELLDTSLCSAYQDNRVGPNKRRIFGDISSALVYLHRQREPIIHRYVSSANVLLLSLPNNKWLAKLSDFVSARDATTPGEGAILYTAPEAYPYPPTSSQPPPQQTTKIDVYSFGVLACEVVTRTFPTSELFLRLLSSMEGVWRELHPLITSCVSHSPQDRPSMDTVLHHIKQLDSEP; encoded by the exons ATGGCTACAAGTGATGATTGTGTCTTTTGTGGAGTGGAATGGAGCAGCTCTCCCGTTACCTTCCATAGGAACAAGGGGAGGAATGTTAAGCTAACAAAGAGCAACACAGCAGCCACTAGAATGAGAGATAAAGACTATGGTATAGTGTTCACCAGTGAGCCAATGGTTGCTGGACAGATGCTCAAGGTCACTATGACAGAGAGGGAGGAATGTTCGTTGTTTGGAATG GATATTGGTTTCACTGGAGAGAACCCGGAGGATTTGACATGGCGAAAGGAGCACAAGCATTTGTCTACTAGGGGCACTTCTCTCCATTGCAAGGACAAGGAACTCTGTAGACTGGGTTTCGACATTCATGATTTTGGAGTGGGTGATTCCTTAGGAATGTTGCTGACGCTGGAGAAGGAGGTCCACTGGTTTGTGAATGATGTGTGGAGAGGGTCTGTACGTGTGGAGGACTACCCCCTGGACACACCTATGTGGGGAGTCGTGGACGTGTATGGACGATGTAAACAAGTCAAGGCAGAAATTTGCACTG TGTCCAAGTACAACCCTGACTCAGAGAGGAGGCTGAGAGAGATAGGAGTAGTTCGCTCAGACGCTCAACAACTTCAACGAGAGTTCTGGGAGGTGTCTCCAGAGGAGGTGTCTATTAGAGAGGACGAGATTCTTGTCCGAGGGGCCTGGGGCTACGTTGCCAAGGGAACCTTTAGAGGAACAACGGTGGCTGTCAAACAAGTGTATCCTGAAATCCTACGACAGACTACGGTGGATCGAATTCGTCGTGAGATTCGCACCATGGCTAAGATCCGCCACCCCAATTTTGTCCTCTTTGTTGCTGCCGTCCTCAACGAGGAAACAGGTCCCATGATTGTCACAGAGCTCCTGGATACCTCTCTATGTTCTGCCTACCAGGACAATCGTGTTGGTCCCAACAAGCGAAGGATCTTTGGAGACATCTCCTCAGCTCTGGTTTATCTCCACCGACAGAGGGAACCCATCATCCACAGATATGTGAGCTCTGCTAATGTCCTCCTTCTCTCTCTACCCAACAACAAATGGCTTGCCAAACTCTCTGACTTTGTATCAGCCCGAGATGCCACTACTCCTGGAGAAGGTGCTATCCTGTACACTGCCCCTGAGGCCTATCCTTATCCACCTACGTCATCTCAACCACCACCACAACAGACGACAAagattgatgtgtacagttttggagtgcttgcttgtgaagtggtgaCTCGAACATTTCCGACATCTGAACTGTTTCTGCGTTTGCTATcgagtatggaaggtgtatggcgggagctccacccactcatcacctcctgtgtctctcactcccctcaggacagaccctccatggacactgtgctacaccacatcaaacaattggactctGAGCCTTAA
- the LOC135333497 gene encoding uncharacterized protein LOC135333497, with protein MYRTSGLTHTLSGHKPPKATQKLSSTNSNVGIQELKSRERTTHQKPVVIVPKIDHTVHKQLKSSTGPVRTRSKRTRQSPYTTRHSEVTRMRKVSSCSEGEDPVVID; from the exons ATGTACAGAACATCAG GACTAACACACACTCTCAGTGGACACAAACCTCCCAAAGCCACTCAGAAACTATCATCAACTAACAGCAATGTCGGAATACAAGAGCTCAAAAGTCGAGAGAGAACAACACATCAG aaaCCAGTGGTGATTGTTCCCAAGATAGACCACACAGTCCACAAGCAGTTGAAGTCCTCCACAGGACCTGTGAGGACTCGTAGCAAGCGAACCAGACAGTCCCCCTACACAACCAGACACTCAGAG gtgacGAGGATGCGGAAAGTGAGCAGCTGTTCTGAGGGGGAGGACCCTGTCGTTATCGATTGA
- the LOC135333496 gene encoding uncharacterized protein LOC135333496, translated as MYRTSGLTHTLSGHKPPKATQKLSSTISNVGIQELKSRERTTHQKPVVIVPKIDHTVHKQLKSSTGPVRTRSKRTRQSPYTTRHSEVTRMRKVSSCSEGEDPVVID; from the exons ATGTACAGAACATCAG GACTAACACACACTCTCAGTGGACACAAACCTCCCAAAGCCACTCAGAAACTATCATCAACTATCAGCAATGTCGGAATACAAGAGCTCAAAAGTCGAGAGAGAACAACACATCAG aaaccAGTGGTGATTGTTCCCAAGATAGACCACACAGTCCACAAGCAGTTGAAGTCCTCCACAGGACCTGTGAGGACTCGTAGCAAGCGAACCAGACAGTCCCCCTACACAACCAGACACTCAGAG gtgacGAGGATGCGGAAAGTGAGCAGCTGTTCTGAGGGGGAGGACCCTGTCGTTATCGATTAA
- the LOC135333500 gene encoding probable serine/threonine-protein kinase DDB_G0271682, translating into MATSIVPETSTVPRPTRSDGVLIGEVKWSTSPVTFHRNTGKHARLTEIDTVATRMWGRNFAVVFTSEPVLVGQMFKVTMTGLGKKEDWWGGMDIAFTGENPEDSKMTQYDQLTCPRLGKHVLYTHSADIKCNGRIFGTMGFSTHDFKVGDSIRIMMTLEKEVHFFKNDVWRGSVRVEDYPLDIPMWGVVDVYGRCNQVKAEIYTVSRYNPDSERRLREMGLVQDARPQVAGTQSFFAKMLERIGSNNSQDNVSTLRSENGQLQQQLTRANEQLTQSRSDIQQFQLLVEEKGQEITQLRQQLLTNPNNQRQRSDIENQQLIGTLIGQVDVLQRRVASLSVTNRSSHPQEVEFWQVSPEEVSIREDEILGRGAWGYVAKGNFRGTTVAVKRVYPEILRLTTMDRIRREIRTMAQIRHPNLVLFVAAVLNEQTGPMIVTELLDTSLRSAYQDNRVGPNKRRIFGDISSALVYLHRQREPIIHRDVSSANVLLLSLPNNKWLAKLSDFGSANVAQDATSPAEGAILYTAPEAYPHPPTSSQPPPQQTTKIDVYSFGVLACEVVTRTFPKSEVFLRLLLSMEGVWRELHPLITSCVSHSPQDRPSMDTVLHHIKQLDSEP; encoded by the exons ATGGCTACTAGTATTGTACCCGAGACTTCGACTGTACCTAGGCCTACCAGGAGTGATGGTGTCTTGATTGGTGAAGTGAAATGGAGTACCTCTCCCGTTACCTTCCATAGGAACACGGGGAAGCATGCTAGGCTAACAGAGATCGACACAGTAGCCACTAGAATGTGGGGTAGAAACTTTGCTGTGGTGTTCACCAGTGAGCCAGTACTTGTTGGACAGATGTTCAAGGTCACTATGACAGGGCTAGGGAAAAAAGAAGATTGGTGGGGTGGAATG GATATTGCTTTTACTGGAGAGAACCCGGAGGACTCAAAGATGACACAGTATGACCAGTTAACATGCCCACGCTTGGGCAAACACGTACTTTACACTCACAGCGCTGATATCAAGTGCAATGGCAGGATATTCGGTACAATGGGTTTCAGCACTCACGATTTTAAAGTTGGTGATTCTATACGAATCATGATGACGCTGGAAAAGGAGGTACACTTCTTTAAGAATGATGTGTGGAGAGGGTCTGTACGTGTGGAGGACTACCCCCTGGACATACCTATGTGGGGGGTCGTGGACGTGTATGGACGGTGTAATCAAGTCAAGGCAGAGATTTACACTG TGTCCAGGTACAACCCTGACTCAGAGAGGAGGCTGAGAGAGATGGGACTAGTACAGGATGCAAGACCTCAAGTTGCGGGAACCCAGTCATTCTTTGCAAAAATGCTAGAAAGGATTGGATCAAATAATTCACAAGATAATGTCTCAACCCTACGTTCAGAAAATGGTCAGCTTCAACAACAACTAACAAGAGCTAACGAACAGCTCACACAATCACGCTCAGACATTCAACAATTTCAACTGTTGGTGGAAGAAAAAGGCCAAGAAATCACTCAACTACGGCAGCAACTACTAACAAATCCTAATAACCAACGACAACGATCTGACATAGAGAACCAACAGCTGATAGGGACCCTCATAGGACAAGTGGACGTCCTCCAACGAAGAGTGGCCTCTCTCTCAGTCACCAATCGTAGCAGCCACCCTCAGGAGGTGGAGTTCTGGCAGGTGTCTCCAGAGGAGGTGTCTATTAGAGAGGACGAGATTCTTGGCCGAGGGGCCTGGGGCTACGTTGCCAAGGGAAACTTTAGAGGAACAACGGTGGCCGTCAAACGAGTGTATCCTGAAATCCTACGATTGACTACGATGGATCGAATTCGTCGTGAGATTCGCACCATGGCTCAGATCCGCCACCCCAACCTTGTCCTCTTTGTTGCTGCCGTCCTCAACGAGCAAACAGGTCCCATGATTGTCACAGAGCTCCTGGATACCTCTCTACGTTCTGCCTACCAAGACAATCGTGTTGGTCCCAACAAGCGAAGGATCTTTGGAGACATCTCCTCAGCTCTGGTTTATCTCCACCGACAGAGGGAACCCATCATCCACAGAGATGTGAGCTCTGCTAATGTCCTCCTTCTCTCTCTACCCAACAACAAATGGCTTGCCAAACTCTCTGACTTTGGATCAGCTAATGTAGCTCAAGATGCCACATCTCCTGCAGAAGGTGCTATCTTGTACACTGCCCCTGAGGCCTATCCTCATCCACCTACGTCATCTCAACCACCACCACAACAGACGACAAAGatcgatgtgtacagttttggagtgcttgcttgtgaagtggtgaCTCGAACATTTCCGAAATCTGAAGTGTTTCTGCGTCTGCTATTgagtatggaaggtgtatggcgggagctccacccactcatcacctcctgtgtctctcactcccctcaggacagaccctccatggacactgtgctacaccacatcaaacaattggactctGAGCCTTGA
- the LOC135333509 gene encoding oxysterol-binding protein-related protein 11-like, with the protein MHSGDLVELDESGLSEQEKEKLKIVMDRAKQFDKTTAEMLATPPKGMLFKWTNAFKGWQSRWFSINQQEGVLHYYMSEDRQKQPPRGSLQLWGAMVAPSEEDSQTFTVSGTNGDVYKLRAADSRERQHWVTRMRRQVELCSSKANKEAWTQPSQTLSTAPPDSHISSASAIIPPTRSQRTRIATSIRSRPKAPSRKPREELDPGFPGGDAMAEAFSRLQTYQQNMEMQIDSYATQSGINPLDTNVLLLRASSKAAVSTVRDCLTLLKANYSDPDQISTHSGDVETMRRNSITSSPARMNNLSAHGSTRSLGSKSLTSNP; encoded by the exons ATGCATTCTGGAGATCTGGTGGAGTTGGACGAGTCTGGTCTCTCAGAGCAGGAGAAGGAGAAGCTGAAGATTGTAATGGATAGGGCCAAG CAATTTGATAAGACAACAGCAGAGATGTTGGCCACACCCCCTAAGGGTATGCTGTTCAAGTGGACCAATGCTTTCAAGGGCTGGCAGTCGCGATGGTTCTCCATCAATCAGCAAGAGGGGGTGCTCCACTACtatatg AGTGAGGATAGACAGAAGCAACCACCAAGAGGGTCACTACAACTCTGG gGAGCGATGGTTGCCCCCAGTGAAGAGGACTCCCAGACCTTCACAGTGAGCGGCACTAACGGGGACGTTTACAAACTGAGGGCGGCTGATTCTCGAGAGAGGCAGCACTGGGTCACTCGTATGAGGAGACAAGTGGAGCTATGCAGTAGCAAAGCCAACAAAGAA GCCTGGACGCAACCATCACAGACGCTCTCCACAGCTCCACCAGACTCACACATCTCTTCCGCCTCCGCCATCATACCACCCACACGATCACAACGTACAAGAATTGCCACCAGTATTCGATCTCGTCCCAAAGCCCCGTCCAGGAAACCGAGAGAAGAACTAGACCCTGGCTTCCCTGGTGGAGATGCTATGGCGGAGGCTTTCTCACGACTGCAAACATACCAGCAAAACATGGAAATGCAGATTGAT TCTTATGCCACACAGTCTGGAATTAACCCTCTAGACACG AATGTTCTCCTCCTGAGAGCCTCGTCTAAAGCTGCCGTGTCCACTGTCAGAGATTGTCTCACTCTCCTCAAGGCCAACTATTCGGACCCCGACCAAATATCAACACACAG TGGAGACGTGGAGACCATGAGACGCAACTCTATCACAAGCTCTCCGGCTCGTATGAACAATCTCTCAGCTCACGGATCAACACGAAGTCTAGGAAGCAAGTCTTTAACCTCTAACCCTTAG
- the LOC135333498 gene encoding probable serine/threonine-protein kinase DDB_G0271682, with translation MATSDDGVLFGGVEWSSSPVTFHRNKGKNVELTESNTVATRTESYHYGIVFTSKPMVAGQMLKVTITVTERGKQWMGGMEIGFTGENPEDSTLTQLEYLTWREEHKHLLRTFFTSLHYKEKELCNLGFNTKYFVVGNSLGMLLTLEKEVHWFVNDVWRGSVRVEDYPLDTPMWGAVDVYAQCKQVKSEICTVSRYNPDSERRLREMGVAMAQDARPKEQATPQAAGRQSLFARILGFGSTKSRNDVTKTVSTPLVEDSQLQQQLTRANELLTQSRSNNQELRREVTEKGGENTRLQQQLTHANGQLTHSNDQRQRSDAENQQQTARLQQQLTLANDMLRQRQRSDTENQQLIGTLRGQVDVLQRRVASLSATNRSSHPQEVEFWQVSPEEVSIREDEILGRGAWGYVAKGTFRGTTVAVKRVYPEILQQTTVDRIRREIRTMAQIRHPNLVLFVAAVLNEQTGPMIVTELLDTSLRSAYQDNRVGPNKRRIFGDISSALVYLHRQRDPIIHRDVSSANVLLLSLPNNEWLAKLSDFGSANLARDATTPGEGAILYTAPEAYPQPPSSRQPPPQQTTKIDVYSFGVLACEVVTRTFPKSELFYRLLSSMEGVWRELHPLITSCVSHSPQDRPSMDTVLHHIKQLDSEP, from the exons ATGGCTACAAGTGATGATGGTGTCTTGTTTGGTGGAGTGGAATGGAGCAGCTCTCCCGTTACCTTCCATAGGAACAAGGGGAAGAATGTTGAGCTAACAGAGAGTAACACAGTAGCCACTAGGACTGAGAGCTACCACTATGGTATAGTGTTCACCAGTAAGCCAATGGTTGCTGGACAGATGCTCAAGGTCACTATCACTGTGACAGAGAGGGGTAAACAATGGATGGGTGGAATG GAGATTGGTTTCACTGGAGAGAATCCGGAGGACTCAACACTGACACAGTTAGAATATTTGACATGGAGAGAAGAGCACAAGCATTTACTGCGTACTTTCTTCACTTCTCTCCATTACAAGGAGAAGGAACTCTGTAATCTGGGTTTCAACACTAAATATTTTGTAGTGGGTAATTCCTTAGGAATGTTGCTGACGCTGGAGAAGGAGGTCCACTGGTTTGTGAATGATGTGTGGAGAGGGTCTGTACGTGTGGAGGACTACCCCCTGGACACACCTATGTGGGGGGCCGTGGACGTGTATGCACAATGTAAGCAAGTCAAGTCAGAGATTTGCACTG TGTCCAGGTACAACCCTGACTCAGAGAGGAGGCTGAGAGAGATGGGAGTGGCAATGGCACAGGATGCAAGGCCTAAAGAACAGGCAACACCTCAAGCAGCAGGAAGACAGTCATTGTTTGCAAGAATTCTAGGGTTTGGATCAACTAAGTCACGAAATGATGTCACTAAAACAGTCTCAACCCCACTTGTGGAAGATAGTCAACTTCAACAACAACTAACAAGAGCTAATGAACTGCTCACACAATCACGCTCAAACAATCAAGAGCTTCGACGAGAGGTGACAGAAAAAGGCGGAGAAAACACTCGACTACAGCAACAACTAACACATGCCAACGGACAATTGACACATTCCAATGACCAACGACAGAGATCTGACGCAGAGAACCAACAGCAGACAGCTCGACTACAGCAACAACTAACACTTGCCAATGACATGTTGAGACAACGACAGAGATCTGACACAGAGAACCAACAGCTGATAGGGACCCTCAGAGGACAAGTGGACGTCCTCCAACGAAGAGTGGCCTCTCTCTCAGCCACTAATCGTAGCAGCCACCCTCAGGAGGTGGAGTTCTGGCAGGTGTCTCCAGAGGAGGTGTCTATTAGAGAGGACGAGATTCTTGGCCGAGGGGCCTGGGGTTACGTTGCCAAGGGAACCTTTAGAGGAACAACGGTGGCCGTTAAACGAGTGTATCCTGAAATCCTACAACAGACTACGGTGGATCGAATTCGTCGTGAGATTCGCACCATGGCTCAGATCCGCCACCCCAACCTTGTCCTCTTTGTTGCTGCCGTCCTCAACGAGCAAACAGGTCCCATGATTGTCACAGAGCTCCTGGATACCTCTCTACGTTCTGCCTACCAGGACAATCGTGTTGGTCCCAACAAGCGAAGGATCTTTGGAGACATCTCCTCAGCTCTGGTTTATCTCCACCGACAGAGGGATCCCATCATCCACAGAGATGTGAGCTCTGCTAATGTCCTCCTTCTCTCTCTACCCAACAACGAATGGCTTGCCAAGCTCTCTGACTTTGGATCAGCTAACCTAGCTCGAGATGCCACTACTCCTGGAGAAGGTGCTATCCTGTACACTGCCCCTGAGGCCTATCCCCAACCACCTTCATCACGTCAACCACCACCACAACAGACGACAAAGatcgatgtgtacagttttggagtgcttgcttgtgaagtggtgaCACGAACATTTCCGAAATCTGAACTGTTTTATCGTCTGCTATCGAGTATGGAGGGTGTATGgcgggagctccacccactcatcacctcctGTGTTTCTCACTCCCCTCAAgacagaccctccatggacactgtgctacaccacatcaaacaattggactcAGAGCCTTGA